Proteins encoded in a region of the Spirochaetota bacterium genome:
- a CDS encoding 4Fe-4S binding protein, with protein MSRRPAWWLKVLAKTFPLSGGIVKATHLPLAGPLVKKLVVPILSGKNFNITYLPINRAIAGAGSSYLPLAIIEELIRSASSRAIIKRCTCRDGNHCANHSIELACIFLGDGAAEIDPAVSIHSGVEETIAHARACVENGLIPFAGRFKPDNFLWGVRDRGKLLTICFCCRCCCTIMNNRKFMPREIEESIIKLKGLSMAVDTARCTRCGTCAEHCFAGAATVNEGGAVIDRERCRGCGICATLCPEKAITATIDSVEEAIDELTGRISGIIQYR; from the coding sequence ATGTCGCGCAGACCCGCATGGTGGCTCAAAGTTTTAGCGAAAACGTTCCCCCTCTCGGGGGGGATCGTGAAGGCGACCCATCTGCCCCTGGCCGGCCCCCTGGTGAAAAAGCTGGTGGTCCCCATCCTGAGCGGGAAAAATTTCAATATCACCTATCTGCCTATCAACAGGGCCATAGCCGGGGCCGGGAGCTCCTATCTTCCCCTGGCGATCATCGAGGAGCTCATCCGGAGCGCCTCCAGCCGCGCCATCATCAAACGGTGCACCTGCAGGGACGGCAACCATTGCGCCAATCATTCGATCGAGCTGGCCTGCATCTTCCTGGGAGACGGCGCCGCTGAAATCGACCCGGCCGTCTCGATCCATAGCGGCGTCGAGGAAACCATCGCCCACGCCCGGGCCTGCGTGGAAAACGGCCTCATCCCCTTCGCGGGACGGTTCAAGCCGGACAACTTCCTCTGGGGCGTCAGGGACCGCGGAAAGCTATTGACGATATGCTTCTGCTGCCGCTGCTGCTGCACCATCATGAACAACCGGAAATTCATGCCGAGGGAAATCGAGGAATCCATCATCAAGCTCAAGGGCCTTTCCATGGCCGTGGATACCGCGCGCTGCACCCGGTGCGGAACCTGCGCGGAACACTGCTTTGCCGGGGCCGCGACTGTCAACGAAGGGGGAGCGGTTATCGACCGGGAGCGATGCAGGGGCTGCGGCATTTGCGCCACCCTCTGTCCCGAAAAGGCGATCACCGCAACAATCGACTCGGTCGAAGAGGCGATCGACGAGCTGACAGGACGCATCAGCGGCATCATCCAGTACCGCTGA
- a CDS encoding winged helix-turn-helix transcriptional regulator, translating into MKNNDLLSLNAQFNRIVNKFNAFRNRKVQYELGHVLYPAEIQVLIIISMKPGITVSSIADELYISASAASQLVRKLTNKKYAVKKRLSGNERVVELYLTDSGKGAVNSYRAFEAKTAGEFLKHFSRLTDKEKDSLMKLFNGIEKMMDEKLEMTQ; encoded by the coding sequence ATGAAGAACAATGATCTGCTCTCCTTAAACGCCCAGTTCAACCGCATTGTAAACAAATTCAATGCCTTCAGGAACAGGAAAGTCCAGTACGAGCTCGGCCATGTCTTGTACCCCGCTGAAATACAGGTCCTTATCATCATATCCATGAAGCCGGGAATTACCGTTTCGTCGATAGCCGATGAATTGTATATAAGCGCCAGCGCGGCGTCACAGCTGGTCAGGAAACTCACGAATAAAAAATATGCTGTGAAAAAACGTCTCAGCGGCAATGAGCGGGTTGTGGAGCTCTATCTCACCGATTCCGGGAAAGGCGCGGTTAATTCCTACCGGGCCTTTGAGGCGAAAACGGCCGGCGAATTTTTAAAGCATTTTTCCAGGCTCACTGATAAGGAAAAAGACAGTTTGATGAAGCTGTTCAACGGGATCGAGAAAATGATGGATGAGAAGCTGGAAATGACACAATGA
- a CDS encoding EFR1 family ferrodoxin (N-terminal region resembles flavodoxins. C-terminal ferrodoxin region binds two 4Fe-4S clusters.): MKIRIIYFSGTGNTTFITDKLMAALRDKAGDIRAIPVEEAISRIDALETGAETILGVAYPVYDLSAPEIIDRFIELLPISRAPVPVFIYSTQALIRLDCNAVTSKKLREKNYLTIAKEGFKLPSNGLSFYGDAGHVAYRYATRFEYSTDIKIVKFSNRIIRQYARFRNKPFSLNPYTFRAVNVVRGYSLRLVGEKLYRNLQVDTRCVRCGICSALCPEKNIVITREGVMLKEDNHCLRCLRCVYSCPSKSINFTSSARSGNYTSAIRQQRYVQSIIKTN; the protein is encoded by the coding sequence ATGAAGATCAGGATCATTTACTTTTCAGGCACGGGAAATACGACCTTTATCACCGACAAGCTTATGGCGGCGCTTCGCGACAAGGCCGGTGATATACGGGCCATTCCGGTGGAAGAAGCGATTTCCCGGATTGACGCGCTGGAAACGGGAGCGGAGACGATCCTTGGCGTCGCCTACCCGGTCTATGACCTGAGCGCGCCTGAAATCATCGACCGGTTCATCGAGCTGCTTCCCATCTCCCGGGCGCCTGTCCCTGTCTTTATCTATTCAACGCAGGCATTGATCAGGCTGGATTGCAATGCCGTGACGTCGAAAAAATTAAGGGAGAAAAATTATCTCACAATAGCGAAAGAAGGCTTCAAGCTGCCTTCCAACGGCCTGTCTTTTTACGGCGACGCGGGCCATGTCGCCTATCGGTACGCCACCCGTTTTGAATATTCAACTGACATTAAAATCGTGAAATTCTCCAATCGGATTATAAGGCAGTACGCGAGGTTCCGGAACAAACCGTTTTCGCTGAATCCCTACACCTTCAGGGCGGTCAACGTGGTGCGCGGTTATTCACTTCGCCTGGTGGGTGAAAAACTCTATAGAAACCTTCAAGTAGATACACGGTGCGTCAGGTGCGGCATCTGCAGCGCCCTGTGCCCCGAAAAAAATATTGTAATCACCCGGGAGGGAGTAATGCTCAAGGAGGATAATCATTGCCTGCGCTGCCTGAGATGTGTATATAGCTGTCCGTCAAAATCGATCAATTTTACCAGTTCCGCCAGAAGCGGCAATTATACTTCCGCCATAAGGCAGCAGAGGTATGTGCAGTCTATTATAAAAACGAATTGA
- a CDS encoding NAD-dependent epimerase/dehydratase family protein, with translation MKKLVTGATGFMGSSIVRELLKDGEEVRVLVRKTSDMGNIDGLDVEIAYGDIRDGDSMRQALKGCDTLYYTAAFFAHWVPDRKLPYEVNVEGTKTSMKAALDAGVQKVVYTSTNNALGAHGPIPVDESAQFNHWKTGDHYSISKYLAEEEAKKFVPLGLPIVIVNPTLVIGVRDIKPTPSGQMIIDIATGQMPGYIEGGTNIIDVEDVARGHILAAKKGRIGERYLFGNQNMTVSEYFSLIAEVAGVRPPRIKIPYHAAVAMGYLFEAAAYFTKKPPVVTASEVRIGKLQEWYDCSKAVKELGLPQTPVRQAIEKALHWFTENGYIKKK, from the coding sequence ATGAAAAAACTCGTCACAGGCGCGACCGGGTTCATGGGCTCATCGATCGTAAGAGAGCTCTTGAAGGACGGCGAAGAAGTCAGGGTCCTCGTGCGTAAGACCAGCGACATGGGCAATATCGACGGCCTTGACGTGGAGATCGCTTATGGGGACATCCGCGACGGCGACTCCATGCGGCAAGCCCTCAAGGGCTGCGACACGCTCTATTACACGGCCGCTTTTTTCGCCCACTGGGTGCCGGACAGAAAACTGCCCTACGAGGTCAACGTCGAGGGGACGAAGACATCGATGAAGGCGGCCCTCGACGCCGGGGTGCAGAAGGTGGTGTACACGAGCACCAACAACGCCCTGGGGGCCCACGGCCCGATACCGGTGGACGAAAGCGCCCAGTTCAACCACTGGAAAACCGGGGACCACTACTCCATCTCCAAGTACCTCGCAGAAGAGGAGGCGAAAAAGTTCGTTCCCCTGGGTCTGCCTATCGTCATAGTCAATCCCACCCTGGTCATCGGCGTGCGCGATATCAAGCCGACACCCTCGGGGCAGATGATAATCGACATAGCCACGGGACAGATGCCCGGATACATCGAGGGGGGGACCAATATCATAGACGTGGAGGACGTCGCCCGGGGCCATATCCTCGCGGCCAAGAAAGGCAGGATCGGGGAGCGATACCTATTCGGTAACCAGAACATGACGGTATCCGAGTACTTCAGCCTGATTGCCGAGGTCGCGGGAGTCAGGCCACCGCGGATAAAGATACCGTACCACGCCGCCGTCGCCATGGGCTATCTCTTCGAGGCGGCGGCCTATTTCACGAAAAAGCCTCCGGTGGTCACGGCCTCGGAGGTGCGGATCGGCAAACTGCAGGAGTGGTATGACTGCTCCAAGGCAGTGAAGGAGCTGGGCCTTCCCCAGACGCCGGTGCGGCAGGCCATAGAGAAGGCCCTTCACTGGTTCACCGAAAATGGATATATTAAAAAGAAATGA